From a region of the Primulina eburnea isolate SZY01 chromosome 7, ASM2296580v1, whole genome shotgun sequence genome:
- the LOC140836988 gene encoding uncharacterized protein, whose amino-acid sequence MAVCFSFTASRDMCFRYSFSSAGLKSTSTDLGDGTVMHCWGPKSHKPNKPTLVLIHGIGANAMWQWNDFVSPLSSKFNVYVPDLLFFGESYTSRLDRSDSFQAQCVMRVMERLGVGKMRVVGLSYGGFVAYSMAAQFPDAVESVVIGCAGVCLEEKDIEEGLFKVKSVDEATSILLAQTPEKLRELMKLSFYKPMKNVPSCFLSDFIEVMCTENLQERKELIYALHKDRKLSDLPKITQPTLIIWGEHDQIFPIELAHRLQRHLEPNAQLVVLKNAGHAINMEKPKELYSHIKSFLSVPALPRVESVGKSYKAD is encoded by the exons ATGGCGGTGTGTTTCAGCTTCACAGCCTCAAGGGACATGTGTTTTAGATACTCCTTCTCCAGTGCCGGACTCAAGTCCACCAGCACCGACCTCGGAGACGGCACCGTAATGCATTGCTGGGGGCCGAAATCCCACAAGCCCAATAAGCCTACTCTAGTCCTCATCCATGGGATTGGCGCCAACGCCATGTGGCAGTGGAACGACTTCGTCTCGCCGCTTTCCTCCAAGTTCAATGTTTACGTGCCGGACTTGCTGTTTTTTGGAGAATCTTACACTTCCAGGCTGGATAGGAGTGATTCCTTCCAAGCTCAGTGCGTGATGAGGGTTATGGAGAGGCTCGGTGTGGGCAAGATGCGAGTGGTGGGGCTGAGCTACGGTGGATTTGTGGCCTACAGCATGGCGGCTCAGTTCCCGGATGCAGTGGAGAGTGTGGTGATTGGCTGTGCTGGGGTTTGCTTGGAGGAGAAGGACATTGAGGAAGGTTTGTTCAAAGTTAAGAGTGTTGATGAGGCTACAAGTATTTTGCTAGCTCAAACTCCGGAGAAGTTGAGGGAGTTGATGAAACTCTCTTTTTACAAGCCAATGAAGAATGTGCCTTCTTGCTTTCTTTCGGATTTTATTGAG GTGATGTGTACGGAAAATTTACAAGAAAGAAAAGAGTTGATCTATGCATTACACAAGGATAGAAAGCTTTCCGACCTGCCTAAAATTACTCAG CCCACATTGATTATTTGGGGAGAACATGACCAGATATTTCCTATAGAATTGGCTCATAGACTACAAAG ACATTTGGAACCCAATGCACAACTGGTGGTTTTGAAGAATGCGGGACATGCTATTAATATGGAGAAGCCTAAGGAACTTTACAGTCACATAAAGTCATTCTTGAGTGTCCCGGCTCTTCCCCGGGTTGAAAGTGTTGGCAAAAGTTACAAGGCAGATTAA